One genomic window of Motacilla alba alba isolate MOTALB_02 chromosome 1, Motacilla_alba_V1.0_pri, whole genome shotgun sequence includes the following:
- the RWDD2B gene encoding RWD domain-containing protein 2B, which translates to MILGTTKMANQEEAEIQISELDLLSSMFPYEEEFAVTDQVALAELKHYVENESAEVPSSKVQFILNIKTEVPNASTVEFSMACALPFKYPTVLPEITVRSSLLSRSQQILLNSDLKTYLMQNFSGEPCILSAREWVKDHAAAYIDKDLSSLSMTASDATKSEVTTFTRLWIYSHHIYNKQKRKNIIDWAKELSLSGFCMPGKPGVVCVEGLQSSCEEFWSRIRRLTWKRIVLRHREDVSLEGGGHVEIQKQRKFPTLEEKCFDAHGARGHHMDLGQLYNFLEEKGCADIFQMYFGVEGHSRG; encoded by the exons atgatcctt gGAACAACAAAAATGGCCAACCAAGAAGAAGCAGAGATACAAATTTCAGAGTTAGATTTACTGTCTAGCATGTTTCCTTATGAGGAAGAGTTTGCTGTTACAGACCAAGTGGCTCTAGCTGAACTGAAACACTATGTGGAAAATGAGTCTGCGGAGGTGCCATCTTCAAAAGTTCAGTTTATATTGAACATAAAGACAGAGGTGCCTAATGCCTCAACG GTGGAATTCTCTATGGCCTGTGCTTTACCATTTAAATATCCAACTGTTCTCCCAGAAATTACTGTAAG gtCATCATTATTAAGCCGCTCGCAGCAGATTCTCCTGAATTCTGATCTAAAAACATACTTGATGCAAAACTTCAGTGGCGAGCCCTGCATACTGAGTGCGAGGGAATGGGTTAAAGACCACGCAGCTGCTTACATTGACAAAGATCTTTCATCCCTCTCAATGACAGCCTCAGATGCCACAAAGTCAGAAGTCACCACGTTCACTCGATTGTGGATCTACAGTCATCACATTTacaacaagcaaaaaagaaagaatattattGACTGGGCCAAGGAGCTCTCTCTGTCAGGGTTTTGCATGCCAGGGAAACCAGGTGTTGTTTGTGTAGAAGGTTTACAAAGTAGTTGTGAAGAATTCTGGTCAAG GATAAGAAGATTAACATGGAAAAGAATCGTTCTTCGGCACAGAGAAGATGTTTCTTTGGAAGGTGGAGGACATGTTGAGATCCAGAAGCAACGAAAGTTCCCcactttggaagaaaaatgttttgatgcACATGGTGCCCGGGGACATCATATGGACTTGGGGCAACTATATaattttttagaagaaaaaggatGTGCTGACATATTTCAAATGTACTTTGGGGTTGAAGGGCATTCAAGGGGTTGA